A window of Haliscomenobacter hydrossis DSM 1100 contains these coding sequences:
- a CDS encoding Maf family nucleotide pyrophosphatase gives MNPLERKIILASTSPRRSQLLKEAGFQFEVKTQDVEETYPPEMPVEEVAGFLARKKARAAHDFIQEDEIILAADSVVIINNVIYGKPLDYDDACQMIRTLSGQMHRVITGVCLLSKDKERVFSAISDVLFEPLSDAEIDYYVQRYKPYDKAGSYAIQEWIGLCKISRIEGTFTNIMGLPVDMVYRELMTF, from the coding sequence ATGAATCCCTTAGAACGAAAAATCATCCTGGCTTCCACCTCTCCCCGGCGCAGTCAACTGTTGAAAGAAGCGGGGTTTCAGTTTGAAGTCAAAACCCAAGACGTTGAAGAAACCTATCCGCCTGAAATGCCCGTTGAGGAAGTAGCGGGTTTTCTGGCGCGTAAAAAAGCGCGTGCCGCCCATGATTTTATTCAGGAGGATGAAATTATCCTGGCTGCCGACAGCGTGGTGATCATCAACAACGTCATTTATGGCAAACCGCTTGATTATGACGACGCCTGCCAAATGATTCGCACACTATCCGGTCAAATGCACCGGGTCATTACGGGGGTGTGTTTGTTGTCTAAAGACAAAGAAAGAGTGTTTTCTGCAATTTCCGATGTACTTTTTGAACCCCTGAGCGATGCCGAAATTGACTATTACGTCCAGCGCTATAAACCTTACGACAAAGCGGGTTCTTACGCCATCCAGGAATGGATTGGGCTGTGTAAAATCTCGCGGATTGAGGGTACTTTTACCAACATCATGGGATTGCCGGTAGATATGGTGTACCGGGAATTGATGACTTTTTAG
- a CDS encoding RecQ family ATP-dependent DNA helicase, whose protein sequence is MKPIDVLRQYWGHAQFRPQQEAIIQSVLDGRDTLALLPTGGGKSVCFQVPALCQPGICIVISPLIALMKDQVQNLQKKGIPALAIYAGMAYRDIDRLLDNCVHGEIKFLYLSPERLVSDLARARIKQMKVNLIAVDEAHCISQWGYDFRPPYLEIAKIREFFPQIPVMALTATATPEVVKDIQEKLEFKHQHLFQSSFSRPNLAYIVRPTEAKEDQLIEILQKVPGSGVVYVRNRRRTKEVAQLLQKKRISADYYHAGLTPDERSAKQDAWVSGRTRVMVSTNAFGMGIDKPDVRTVVHLELPDSLEAYFQEAGRAGRDGKKSFAVLLYNSNDRRSLEYQYEQAFPSLDEARKVYRALGSFYQLALGGGQGESFDFEIATFAQNYGLEVIRVFNCLKLLEQEGLISVSEAVFTPSTLLIKVDKERLYDYQLKHRELDKVLKIILRSYQGVFSSYVSFSENKLAEYCKIPHELLQKNLLRMQQDEVIEYNPQKDKPQLSFIREREDANHLHFDTKLYNFRKSRHAERIKKALAYAEENRCRSQQLLHYFGEKDAPACGVCDVCLERKKQDLDNEGFERLRQKITRLLSEEALPVKELVDSFAPKMRQEVLDTLAFLQQEGVIEEKNGKLFLKK, encoded by the coding sequence ATGAAGCCAATCGATGTGCTGCGGCAATACTGGGGGCACGCACAATTTCGGCCCCAACAGGAAGCCATCATCCAGTCGGTGCTGGATGGTAGGGACACCTTGGCGTTGTTGCCAACTGGAGGCGGCAAATCGGTTTGTTTTCAAGTACCGGCCTTGTGCCAACCCGGCATCTGCATCGTCATTTCGCCTTTGATTGCCTTGATGAAAGACCAGGTGCAAAACCTGCAAAAAAAAGGCATCCCCGCACTGGCCATCTACGCGGGCATGGCCTACCGCGACATTGATCGCCTGCTGGACAATTGTGTACACGGCGAAATCAAGTTCCTGTACCTTTCCCCCGAACGCCTGGTGAGCGACCTGGCTCGCGCCCGCATCAAACAAATGAAGGTCAACCTCATTGCCGTAGATGAGGCGCACTGTATTTCGCAGTGGGGGTACGATTTTCGACCTCCGTACCTCGAAATTGCCAAAATTCGGGAATTTTTTCCCCAAATCCCGGTAATGGCCCTTACGGCTACCGCTACCCCCGAAGTGGTGAAGGACATTCAGGAGAAACTGGAATTTAAGCACCAGCACCTATTTCAATCGAGTTTTTCCCGACCCAATTTGGCCTACATCGTCCGGCCAACCGAAGCCAAGGAAGACCAATTGATCGAGATCCTGCAAAAAGTACCCGGCAGCGGCGTGGTGTACGTGCGCAATCGCCGCCGCACGAAGGAGGTAGCCCAACTCTTGCAAAAAAAACGCATCTCTGCCGATTATTACCACGCTGGACTGACGCCTGATGAACGCTCGGCCAAACAAGACGCCTGGGTAAGCGGACGCACCCGGGTGATGGTCAGCACCAACGCCTTTGGCATGGGCATCGATAAACCGGACGTGCGTACGGTGGTACACCTGGAATTGCCCGACAGCCTCGAAGCCTATTTCCAGGAAGCAGGACGGGCGGGCCGCGATGGGAAAAAATCGTTTGCGGTGCTTTTGTACAACAGCAACGACCGCAGGAGTCTGGAATACCAATACGAACAGGCTTTTCCGAGCTTGGACGAAGCCCGCAAAGTGTACCGCGCCTTGGGTAGTTTTTACCAGCTGGCACTGGGCGGCGGGCAGGGCGAAAGTTTCGATTTTGAGATCGCCACTTTTGCTCAAAACTATGGTCTGGAAGTGATTCGGGTGTTCAATTGTTTAAAACTCCTGGAGCAAGAAGGTTTGATCAGTGTATCCGAAGCGGTTTTTACCCCCTCTACCCTACTCATCAAGGTGGATAAAGAACGCCTGTACGACTACCAGCTCAAACACCGCGAACTGGATAAAGTGCTGAAAATCATCCTGCGCAGTTACCAGGGGGTTTTTTCTAGTTACGTCAGTTTTAGTGAGAATAAGTTGGCTGAGTACTGCAAAATTCCGCATGAGTTACTTCAAAAGAACCTTTTGCGGATGCAGCAAGACGAAGTCATCGAATACAATCCCCAAAAAGACAAGCCCCAACTGAGTTTTATCCGCGAACGGGAAGACGCCAATCATCTGCACTTTGACACCAAACTGTACAACTTTCGCAAAAGCCGCCACGCCGAGCGCATCAAAAAAGCGCTGGCCTACGCCGAGGAAAATAGGTGCCGCAGCCAGCAATTGCTCCATTATTTTGGGGAAAAAGATGCCCCCGCTTGTGGCGTGTGTGATGTGTGCCTGGAGCGCAAAAAGCAAGATCTGGACAACGAAGGGTTTGAACGTTTGCGCCAAAAAATCACCCGCTTGTTGAGTGAAGAAGCCCTACCCGTGAAGGAGTTGGTGGATTCATTTGCCCCGAAAATGCGGCAGGAAGTGCTGGATACTTTGGCTTTTTTGCAGCAGGAAGGGGTGATTGAGGAAAAAAACGGAAAGTTGTTTCTGAAAAAATGA
- a CDS encoding glycosyltransferase — MRLVFTVTNDLRYDQRMMRICRSLSAAGHQVTLVGRLRRKSPSLPETSYQQVRLRCWFDRGKLFYLDYNLRLFIWLLSHTFDIYTAIDLDTILPNLAVARLKGKKIHYDAHEYFSEVPEVVDRPTIQRIWEAVARFAIPRVDAAYTVGPALAQIFQARYGIPFQVIRNVPISTPAHQHTSTSAHQHISTSTHQHIILYQGVLNQGRGLEIAIAAMQKIDGAELWLAGEGDLSTALRQLATDLHLEHKVKFLGYLAPEELRAVTKQATIGLNLLENRGLSYYYSLANKAFDYVQAEVPSIQMKFPEYIALQEEHRVFYLLSQLEVDALVEAIQRLLLDDELYLALQEGCRKAAKEWCWEKEATTLLGLYPLK, encoded by the coding sequence ATGCGCCTAGTTTTCACCGTCACCAATGACCTTCGCTACGATCAACGCATGATGCGCATTTGCCGCAGCTTGAGTGCTGCCGGGCATCAGGTTACCCTGGTCGGTCGGCTGCGGCGCAAGTCCCCCAGCCTACCCGAAACGAGCTACCAGCAGGTGCGGCTGCGTTGCTGGTTTGATCGTGGAAAACTGTTCTACCTCGACTACAACCTGCGTTTGTTCATCTGGCTACTGAGTCACACTTTTGATATTTACACCGCCATCGACCTGGATACCATACTCCCCAATTTGGCGGTTGCCCGCCTCAAAGGCAAAAAGATCCATTACGACGCCCACGAATATTTTAGCGAAGTACCGGAAGTGGTCGATCGCCCCACCATCCAGCGCATCTGGGAGGCAGTGGCCCGTTTTGCCATCCCACGCGTTGACGCGGCGTACACCGTGGGCCCTGCCCTCGCCCAGATTTTTCAGGCGCGTTATGGTATTCCTTTTCAAGTCATCCGCAATGTCCCCATTAGCACACCAGCACATCAGCACACCAGCACATCAGCACATCAGCACATCAGCACATCAACACATCAACACATTATCCTTTACCAGGGCGTCCTCAACCAGGGTCGCGGCCTCGAAATCGCGATTGCAGCCATGCAAAAAATCGACGGTGCTGAACTTTGGCTGGCTGGCGAAGGGGATTTATCCACCGCTCTTCGGCAACTGGCTACAGACTTACACCTGGAACACAAAGTCAAATTTCTGGGCTACCTGGCGCCAGAGGAACTGCGGGCAGTCACCAAACAAGCAACGATTGGCCTGAATTTGCTGGAAAACCGGGGCTTGAGTTATTATTACTCTTTGGCCAATAAGGCTTTTGATTACGTACAGGCCGAAGTGCCATCCATTCAAATGAAGTTCCCGGAGTACATAGCATTGCAGGAAGAACACCGCGTATTTTACCTGCTTTCGCAGCTGGAAGTAGACGCCTTGGTAGAAGCCATTCAGCGCTTGCTGCTGGATGATGAATTGTATTTGGCCTTGCAGGAGGGATGCCGAAAGGCTGCGAAAGAGTGGTGCTGGGAAAAAGAGGCTACAACGCTGCTGGGGTTGTATCCTTTGAAATAA
- a CDS encoding glycoside hydrolase family 32 protein codes for MKSIFTVILLSIILFSSCENNPPAAKDKTGSQYTEQHRPSFHFSPESKWMNDPNGMVYYDGEYHLFYQYYPDSTVWGPMHWGHAVSKNLLTWEHLPIALFPDENGWIFSGSAVVDWNNTSGLGKNGKPPLVAIFTSHSSPGEKAGRNDFQTQSIAYSLDNGRKWTKYPGNPVLKSPGIRDFRDPKVSWHEASQQWIMTLAVQDHISFYASPDLKTWSHQSDFGKASGAHGGVWECPDLFQLQVPGSKETKWVLLVSINPGGPNGGSATQYFVGSFDGKTFRSDNSPETTLWMDYGRDNYAGVTWSDIPKADGRRLLMGWMSNWQYATVVPTEKWRSATTIPRELTLKNTSAGLRLISSPVVELEKLRGKSSKIDAQKVAGIVDLSAKLGFPAAQMEAILELELPNDSSADLGIEVSNSKGERYRVGYNAATKQFYSDRTQAGKTAFSNVFAEKIHVAPRLASGNIVRLHIYFDRASAELFGDDGATVMTDILFPNEDYTQVKVYAENGTAQLKSGVFYVVKSIWE; via the coding sequence ATGAAAAGCATCTTTACCGTCATCCTACTCAGTATAATCTTGTTCAGCAGTTGCGAGAATAATCCTCCGGCTGCCAAGGACAAAACGGGCTCCCAATACACCGAACAACACCGGCCCAGCTTCCACTTTTCACCCGAAAGCAAGTGGATGAACGACCCCAACGGGATGGTGTACTACGATGGAGAATACCACCTGTTTTACCAGTATTATCCGGATAGTACGGTTTGGGGACCGATGCACTGGGGGCATGCGGTCAGCAAAAATTTATTGACCTGGGAACACCTGCCCATTGCCTTATTTCCGGACGAAAATGGCTGGATTTTCTCCGGCAGTGCCGTAGTCGATTGGAACAACACCAGTGGCCTGGGTAAAAACGGCAAGCCACCTCTGGTGGCCATTTTTACCAGCCACAGTTCCCCAGGAGAAAAAGCGGGCCGCAACGATTTTCAAACCCAAAGCATTGCCTACAGCCTCGACAATGGCCGCAAGTGGACCAAATACCCGGGTAATCCCGTGTTAAAAAGCCCCGGTATCCGTGATTTTCGCGATCCCAAAGTCAGTTGGCATGAAGCCTCCCAACAATGGATCATGACCCTCGCCGTACAAGACCATATCTCTTTTTACGCTTCGCCCGACTTAAAAACCTGGTCTCACCAAAGCGATTTTGGCAAAGCAAGTGGCGCACATGGCGGCGTATGGGAATGCCCCGACCTGTTCCAGCTGCAAGTACCGGGCAGCAAAGAAACGAAGTGGGTCTTGCTGGTGAGCATCAACCCAGGTGGCCCCAATGGTGGCTCGGCTACCCAGTACTTTGTGGGCAGTTTTGATGGCAAAACCTTCCGCAGCGACAACAGCCCGGAAACAACCCTATGGATGGATTATGGCCGCGACAACTATGCAGGGGTAACCTGGTCGGATATTCCCAAAGCCGATGGCCGCCGTTTGTTGATGGGCTGGATGAGCAACTGGCAATACGCCACGGTGGTGCCTACCGAAAAATGGCGCAGCGCTACAACCATTCCGCGTGAGCTTACTTTGAAAAATACCTCTGCTGGACTTCGGTTGATTTCCAGTCCCGTGGTAGAGCTGGAAAAATTGCGCGGCAAAAGCAGCAAAATTGACGCGCAAAAGGTAGCAGGCATAGTTGACCTGAGCGCCAAACTGGGTTTTCCTGCCGCCCAAATGGAAGCAATTCTTGAACTGGAATTGCCCAACGACTCCTCCGCAGACCTGGGCATCGAAGTATCCAATAGCAAAGGAGAACGCTACCGGGTAGGCTACAATGCCGCCACAAAGCAGTTTTACAGCGACCGCACCCAAGCGGGTAAAACGGCTTTCTCCAACGTTTTTGCGGAAAAAATTCACGTGGCACCCCGGCTGGCCAGTGGCAACATCGTCCGCTTACACATCTACTTTGACCGCGCCTCGGCAGAGTTGTTTGGCGATGATGGGGCTACCGTAATGACCGATATTTTGTTCCCGAACGAGGATTATACACAGGTGAAAGTCTATGCGGAGAATGGAACAGCGCAGTTGAAAAGTGGGGTGTTTTATGTGGTGAAGTCGATTTGGGAGTGA
- a CDS encoding ISKra4-like element ISHhy1 family transposase (programmed frameshift), with product MEKSYKIESDGSISITFNFKPEGSMLEQEEQIAAALSEAGRLASELSLKSFDTGGESIIVNNEKLSSRGEGKKNYETAWGRVSISRHVYQRSRGGKIYVPLEVGARVVGGNCTPYLSKMVSWKYAQLAASRVCEDMAMHHHRSISRKLVQKIGSEVGLIAWDKEMEWSYDLPELKEVVKCVAISRDGTTTPIIGQGYRETMCGTISLYNKTGDRLHTIYKACAPEKGKEGFDRVMNKEVEEIKALFPSAKYVGLADGAANNWTYLNGCTTEQVLDFYHATEHLSEVSVAMEPNEERRKKWLDEACHDLKHRPKAAVFLFRELQAKQKEYGEHPPQVLLDNLTYLSNNLKRMDYCRFLKNGFPIGSGVTEAACKVLAKQRLSGSGMRWHLHKVQDMLLIRELVCTRGRWEQFWAFYDQIRA from the exons ATGGAAAAGTCATACAAAATAGAATCAGACGGGAGTATAAGCATCACCTTCAATTTTAAACCAGAAGGGAGCATGCTGGAGCAAGAAGAGCAGATAGCGGCGGCGTTATCAGAGGCGGGTCGTCTAGCGAGCGAACTATCGCTGAAAAGCTTCGATACGGGAGGAGAAAGCATTATCGTAAACAACGAAAAGCTGAGTAGTCGGGGTGAGG GAAAAAAAAACTACGAAACCGCCTGGGGTCGAGTAAGCATTAGTCGCCATGTTTACCAGCGGAGTCGGGGAGGAAAAATATACGTTCCATTAGAAGTAGGGGCAAGGGTAGTTGGCGGAAATTGCACGCCGTATCTGAGTAAAATGGTGAGTTGGAAATACGCTCAATTAGCCGCATCGCGGGTCTGCGAGGACATGGCAATGCACCATCATCGAAGCATTAGTCGGAAATTGGTACAAAAAATAGGGAGTGAGGTAGGTCTGATCGCCTGGGACAAAGAGATGGAGTGGTCATATGATTTACCTGAGCTAAAAGAGGTAGTAAAGTGTGTGGCGATCAGCCGAGATGGGACGACGACACCGATTATTGGTCAGGGGTATCGAGAAACGATGTGCGGCACGATTAGTTTGTACAACAAAACTGGAGATCGCCTTCATACCATTTATAAAGCGTGTGCCCCCGAAAAGGGTAAAGAAGGCTTTGATCGGGTCATGAACAAAGAGGTAGAGGAAATTAAAGCCTTATTCCCATCAGCCAAGTATGTTGGCTTGGCCGATGGAGCAGCCAATAACTGGACTTACCTCAATGGATGCACAACTGAGCAGGTTCTGGATTTTTACCATGCCACTGAGCACCTCAGCGAGGTGAGTGTGGCGATGGAACCAAACGAGGAACGACGTAAGAAGTGGCTGGATGAAGCCTGTCATGACTTGAAACACCGACCTAAAGCTGCGGTTTTTTTATTCAGAGAGCTCCAAGCCAAACAAAAAGAATATGGTGAGCATCCGCCGCAGGTATTATTGGACAACCTCACCTACTTGAGTAACAACCTTAAACGAATGGACTACTGCCGATTCCTCAAAAACGGCTTCCCGATTGGATCAGGAGTTACTGAGGCAGCCTGCAAAGTCCTGGCCAAACAACGCTTGAGCGGTTCAGGTATGCGATGGCATCTCCATAAAGTACAAGATATGCTGTTGATTAGAGAACTCGTCTGTACAAGGGGGCGCTGGGAACAGTTCTGGGCCTTTTACGATCAAATTAGAGCCTAA
- a CDS encoding DUF4159 domain-containing protein, giving the protein MLFLFLLLNFLTPVQPAPVPAGMKLALLKYNGGGDWYANPTALPNLARYCNQNLGTAFDPDYATVEVGSPELFNFPFLHMTGHGNVVFSDMEAQNLRQYLIAGGFLHIDDNYGMDPFVRVAMKKVFPELEFTELPFGHEIYRQKFNFPGGLPKIHKHDDKPPRGYGLMWQGRLICFYSFECDLGDGWEDQDVHNDTPEARTQALRMGANLVQYAFQQ; this is encoded by the coding sequence ATGCTATTCTTATTCTTATTGCTGAATTTTTTGACACCTGTGCAGCCTGCGCCAGTGCCAGCGGGCATGAAACTGGCTTTGTTGAAGTACAACGGCGGGGGCGACTGGTATGCCAACCCCACCGCCCTGCCCAACCTGGCGCGGTATTGCAATCAAAACCTGGGCACTGCTTTTGATCCGGACTATGCCACCGTGGAAGTGGGTAGCCCTGAGTTGTTCAATTTCCCGTTTCTGCACATGACCGGACACGGCAACGTGGTTTTTTCGGATATGGAGGCCCAAAACTTGCGGCAATACCTCATTGCGGGCGGTTTTTTGCACATCGACGACAACTACGGGATGGACCCCTTTGTGCGGGTAGCCATGAAAAAGGTCTTTCCAGAACTGGAATTCACGGAGCTGCCTTTTGGCCATGAAATCTACCGGCAGAAGTTCAATTTCCCCGGTGGCCTGCCCAAAATCCACAAACACGATGACAAACCACCCCGGGGGTATGGCCTCATGTGGCAAGGTCGCCTGATTTGTTTTTACTCTTTCGAGTGTGACCTCGGCGATGGCTGGGAAGACCAGGACGTACACAACGATACCCCCGAGGCGCGTACCCAGGCTTTGCGGATGGGGGCAAATTTGGTGCAGTATGCGTTTCAGCAATAG
- a CDS encoding 16S rRNA (uracil(1498)-N(3))-methyltransferase, with the protein MNIFYASNIVGSLLELDEEETRHLQVLRYTPGRILSVVDGKGNWYEAELLELGKKLARAKINTQKQQTQRKPYHLHVAIAPTKNIERLEWFLEKATEIGVDEITPILCRHSERTQVRQDRLEKITLSAMKQSLKTFLPRLNPLQPLKTFLPAQANFSGQKCIAWITDPPAALLQQTYQRGQSVMIVIGPEGDFAPEEIELATQCNFAPVSLGQSRLRTETAGVVAVHTIELMNG; encoded by the coding sequence ATGAACATCTTTTACGCATCAAATATTGTGGGCAGCTTGCTGGAGCTGGACGAGGAAGAAACCCGGCATTTGCAGGTTTTACGCTACACGCCCGGGCGAATCCTGAGCGTGGTAGACGGCAAGGGCAACTGGTACGAAGCGGAATTGCTGGAGCTGGGAAAAAAATTGGCCCGGGCCAAAATCAACACCCAAAAACAGCAGACCCAACGCAAGCCCTACCACCTGCATGTGGCCATAGCCCCCACCAAAAATATCGAACGCCTGGAGTGGTTTTTGGAAAAAGCAACCGAAATTGGCGTGGATGAAATTACACCTATATTATGCCGACATTCAGAACGTACCCAGGTGCGGCAGGATCGTTTGGAAAAAATCACCCTTTCGGCGATGAAACAATCGCTCAAAACTTTTTTGCCCCGCCTGAATCCCTTGCAGCCTTTAAAAACTTTTTTACCCGCACAAGCGAACTTTTCCGGGCAAAAATGCATTGCCTGGATTACCGATCCACCTGCGGCGCTCTTGCAACAAACTTACCAGCGGGGTCAAAGCGTTATGATTGTGATCGGCCCCGAAGGAGATTTTGCTCCCGAAGAAATTGAGCTGGCTACCCAATGCAATTTTGCACCCGTCAGTTTGGGCCAAAGCCGACTGCGGACCGAAACTGCTGGGGTAGTGGCGGTGCATACGATTGAATTGATGAACGGGTGA
- the rseP gene encoding RIP metalloprotease RseP, giving the protein MGYLIMAGQLFLSLSILIVLHEMGHFFPARWFKTRVEKFYLFFDPWFSLFKIKKGETEYGIGWLPLGGYVKISGMIDESMDREQMAGPPQPWEFRSKPAWQRLIIMLGGVTVNFILGFFLYGMVLWTWGEEFLPTQNVKYGIAVSKLGEDMGLRDGDQVLAVNGRQLTEFGDNQVRREIVINNAKSLEIERDGQKMTLPIDPKFVQVLSSYASKDEGLYGVRMPFVIGRIAPKTPAADADFKLKDRIIGVNGQPTAYYHEFSKMVVPLKNKAIKVTVLRNQKDTVIVPVTTTAEGKIGVASYEPAYYFKIERKDYTLGQALPAGVVKGVAFLGDQVKAFGQMFKGKIKASESLGGFASIATMFGDVWDWERFWRMTAVLSLILAFMNLLPIPALDGGHVMFLLYEIISGRKPSDKFMEYATIVGFIIVIGLVLFANGLDIFRIFK; this is encoded by the coding sequence ATGGGTTATTTGATTATGGCGGGTCAATTATTTTTGAGCCTGTCCATTTTGATTGTGTTGCATGAAATGGGGCACTTTTTCCCGGCCAGATGGTTCAAAACCCGGGTGGAGAAATTCTACCTCTTTTTCGATCCTTGGTTTTCCCTCTTCAAGATAAAAAAAGGTGAAACGGAATATGGCATTGGTTGGTTGCCTTTGGGCGGCTACGTCAAAATTTCCGGGATGATCGACGAAAGTATGGACCGTGAGCAAATGGCCGGCCCACCCCAACCCTGGGAGTTTCGTTCCAAACCGGCCTGGCAACGCCTGATCATCATGCTGGGCGGCGTAACGGTCAATTTCATCCTCGGCTTCTTCCTGTATGGCATGGTGTTGTGGACCTGGGGGGAAGAATTTCTACCCACCCAAAACGTGAAATACGGAATAGCAGTCAGCAAACTGGGCGAAGATATGGGCCTCCGCGACGGCGACCAGGTATTGGCCGTCAATGGCCGTCAACTGACGGAGTTTGGCGACAATCAGGTTCGCCGTGAAATCGTGATCAACAACGCCAAAAGTCTGGAAATTGAACGCGATGGTCAAAAAATGACCTTGCCCATCGATCCCAAATTTGTGCAGGTGTTGTCGAGCTACGCCAGCAAAGACGAGGGTTTGTACGGCGTGCGGATGCCGTTCGTGATTGGCCGGATTGCCCCCAAAACGCCCGCAGCAGATGCCGACTTCAAACTCAAAGACCGCATTATCGGCGTAAATGGCCAGCCAACTGCATACTACCACGAGTTTTCCAAAATGGTCGTTCCGCTTAAAAACAAAGCGATCAAAGTGACCGTTCTCCGCAATCAAAAAGACACCGTGATTGTACCGGTTACCACCACGGCGGAAGGCAAAATCGGGGTTGCTTCTTACGAGCCTGCCTATTATTTCAAAATTGAACGCAAAGACTATACGCTCGGACAGGCCTTGCCCGCCGGAGTAGTGAAAGGGGTCGCCTTTTTGGGCGACCAGGTGAAAGCTTTTGGACAAATGTTCAAAGGCAAAATCAAAGCCTCCGAAAGTTTGGGCGGCTTTGCTTCGATTGCCACCATGTTCGGTGATGTTTGGGATTGGGAACGTTTCTGGCGCATGACGGCAGTGCTTTCACTGATCCTGGCCTTCATGAACCTGCTGCCTATTCCGGCCCTTGATGGCGGTCACGTGATGTTCCTCTTGTACGAGATAATTTCTGGCCGCAAACCGAGTGATAAGTTTATGGAATACGCCACCATCGTAGGCTTCATCATCGTGATTGGTTTGGTGTTGTTTGCGAATGGACTGGATATTTTCAGAATATTTAAATAA
- the hscB gene encoding Fe-S protein assembly co-chaperone HscB: MKFFDFFELPISFTLDEADLRKRFLSNSKRYHPDFYTLESDAKQAEILQLSSLNNEAYRTLSDFDQRMKYILEEKGLLVEGQNEIPQIFLMEMMDINEQLMELEFDFDEPIFTAVKQAVETKEHELEAEINPILQGYIEETASPEELNLIKIFYLKKRYLLRIKENLSTFAHRR, from the coding sequence ATGAAATTCTTCGACTTCTTTGAACTCCCCATCTCCTTCACCCTCGATGAAGCCGACTTGCGCAAACGTTTTTTGAGCAACAGCAAGCGGTACCATCCCGATTTTTACACCCTGGAATCCGACGCCAAACAAGCGGAGATCCTCCAACTGTCCAGCCTCAACAACGAAGCCTACCGCACTTTGAGCGATTTTGACCAAAGGATGAAGTACATTTTGGAAGAAAAAGGCTTGTTGGTGGAAGGACAAAACGAAATTCCACAAATTTTTTTGATGGAAATGATGGACATCAACGAGCAGTTGATGGAGCTGGAATTCGATTTTGACGAGCCGATTTTTACTGCTGTAAAACAAGCGGTTGAAACAAAAGAGCACGAATTGGAAGCCGAAATAAACCCCATTTTGCAAGGCTATATTGAAGAAACAGCCAGCCCGGAGGAACTAAATTTGATCAAAATTTTTTACTTAAAAAAGCGCTACCTCTTGCGCATAAAGGAAAACCTTTCTACATTTGCGCACCGCCGATGA